A segment of the Chitinophagaceae bacterium genome:
ACTTTCATAAGATAAAGGCTCTGAAAGCAAAAGGATACAAGTTGGTATATACACATATCCTTGACGGGCTGACAAATCTTTCATCAACAAAATTGCTTTATCATAAAGTAAAGAATAAACTTATTAACCTTTTACCAGAGAAATTTAATGTATTGTTTCCCTGGAAAGCACTCAACTATTTTGATGCGATTGTTTATATGCATCAAAATGATATGAACACCGCAATCAATTTATATAATGTAGATCCTTCAAAAGCTTTTGTTATCCCTCATGCTGTTGATTCGCTTGAAAAATTCCAGGGAGATATTACAAAAGGGGATGCAAAATTTCTGATTTCACTTGGATCTATCGTAGAAAGAAAAAATGCAGTCTTTACTGCAAAAATCTGCAAGGAGAATAAAATTCCAATTTTATTTATCGGCCACCCGTTTGATAAATCATCAGCATACTATAAAGAATTTCTAGAGCAGGTTGATGGAACATATGTAAGATATTCGGGATTTGTTACAGAGCAGGAAAAAGTAGCCCTTCTTAAAAAAGCTTCAGGCTTTGTACTCCTCAGTTTTGGAGAAAGCGGTTGCATATCAGTTTACGAAGCAGGTGCAACAGGTTTACCTGTTCTTTTATCCGACCTGCCTTGGGCAAAAGGTTATGAAAAACCAAATGCAATTTATTTTTCATCCCCTACTGATAAGGAAAAAGCAACAAAGAGTTTGATTAATTTTTTTAAACTGTCGGAGAGAAAGACGTTTCAAACCTTTTCAGTGCATACCTGGAAAGAAATTGCAGAAAGATATGCCGCTATATATAAAAAACTACTTAACCAATAAAAAGACTATTTCACCAACCTGTTATCATCACCTGTTTTCCAGAATTAAAATGAAACCAAAAATAGCTGTTATACTTACCTGTTACAACAGGCACTTAAAAACAATTGAGTGCCTTGAATCAATATATAATCAGAAACCGGGAACTGAATTAACTTTTGATATTTACCTTGTTGATGATAACTCACCGGATAATACCGGCAAACTGGTTAAAGAACGTTTCCCCGCTGTAAATGTGCTTTACGGCACTGGTTCTCTGTTCTGGGTTGGTGGTATGCGTATGGCATGGAGTGAGGCTTTGAAATCAGCTTATGATGGCTACCTGCTGATCAATGATGATGTAGTTATGAGCAGCAATATGTTCAGCAGTTTGC
Coding sequences within it:
- a CDS encoding glycosyltransferase family 2 protein, translated to MPLYIKNYLTNKKTISPTCYHHLFSRIKMKPKIAVILTCYNRHLKTIECLESIYNQKPGTELTFDIYLVDDNSPDNTGKLVKERFPAVNVLYGTGSLFWVGGMRMAWSEALKSAYDGYLLINDDVVMSSNMFSSLLST
- a CDS encoding glycosyltransferase family 4 protein, which produces MVYTHILDGLTNLSSTKLLYHKVKNKLINLLPEKFNVLFPWKALNYFDAIVYMHQNDMNTAINLYNVDPSKAFVIPHAVDSLEKFQGDITKGDAKFLISLGSIVERKNAVFTAKICKENKIPILFIGHPFDKSSAYYKEFLEQVDGTYVRYSGFVTEQEKVALLKKASGFVLLSFGESGCISVYEAGATGLPVLLSDLPWAKGYEKPNAIYFSSPTDKEKATKSLINFFKLSERKTFQTFSVHTWKEIAERYAAIYKKLLNQ